A genomic window from Methanovulcanius yangii includes:
- a CDS encoding nucleotidyltransferase domain-containing protein has translation MISEFSIFVGNRVLAWLLSHPSSAPGINELGREVGVSPASAKQYVDILLRDGIVRKQKAGTAHLISLNNEYVLVREMKRTLLVARLLEAGVAEGIGEHDETDTMTETGMIDVSGVSECPHQYPSSRGIAPGCTSLALYGSGARGTYDEQSDIDLLVIGEESCVRYDAVQAIEEELGFELQVTAIPYYRWEPMKESGDAFARSVMRDHILLAGVSL, from the coding sequence ATGATATCTGAATTCAGCATCTTTGTCGGCAACCGGGTACTTGCCTGGCTGCTGTCGCATCCCTCGTCTGCACCGGGGATCAATGAACTGGGCCGGGAGGTCGGCGTCTCACCTGCCAGTGCGAAGCAGTATGTGGATATTCTCCTGCGGGACGGCATTGTCCGGAAACAAAAGGCCGGCACCGCCCACCTCATCTCCCTCAATAACGAATATGTGCTCGTCAGGGAGATGAAACGGACCCTCCTCGTTGCCCGCCTGCTGGAGGCCGGAGTGGCAGAGGGCATTGGTGAGCATGATGAAACCGATACAATGACCGAGACCGGCATGATCGACGTGTCCGGTGTATCAGAATGCCCGCATCAGTATCCGTCCTCACGCGGCATTGCGCCGGGGTGCACCTCATTGGCTCTCTATGGGAGCGGAGCCCGTGGGACGTATGATGAACAGAGCGACATTGATCTTCTGGTGATCGGCGAGGAATCGTGCGTGCGCTACGATGCAGTGCAGGCCATTGAAGAGGAACTCGGTTTTGAACTGCAGGTGACCGCCATCCCCTACTATCGCTGGGAACCGATGAAGGAATCGGGGGACGCCTTTGCACGAAGTGTCATGCGGGATCATATCCTGCTTGCGGGTGTGAGCCTCTGA
- a CDS encoding flavodoxin family protein, with product MTITTIYYSYTGVTRGVAQKVQAACGGEIIEVKSVKPYSKLTAYTTGCYRAARGEADEIEPATIDVAASDVIVIGTPVWMLRAAPAINGAVEALAGCEGKTAVLFATCGGAAKDTLPHLAEALAAKGVTTAAMVVLTTEDVQDAEKIDALIEAVKSAGN from the coding sequence ATGACCATAACCACCATCTACTATTCCTATACCGGCGTCACCCGCGGCGTAGCGCAGAAAGTACAGGCTGCCTGTGGCGGGGAGATCATTGAGGTGAAGTCGGTAAAGCCCTACTCGAAGCTGACTGCGTACACGACGGGGTGCTACAGGGCGGCGAGGGGGGAGGCCGACGAAATCGAGCCCGCGACGATCGATGTCGCCGCGTCGGATGTGATCGTCATCGGAACGCCGGTATGGATGCTGCGGGCGGCACCAGCCATCAACGGCGCCGTGGAGGCCCTTGCCGGCTGCGAAGGAAAGACCGCCGTCCTCTTTGCGACCTGCGGCGGGGCCGCGAAGGACACGCTCCCCCACCTCGCAGAAGCTCTCGCGGCAAAGGGTGTGACGACCGCGGCGATGGTCGTTTTGACCACCGAGGATGTGCAGGATGCGGAAAAGATCGACGCACTGATCGAAGCGGTCAAATCCGCCGGGAACTGA
- a CDS encoding DUF7557 family protein has translation MHSTSIRIRKETRDHLQRLKKHPRESFDDVISRLIDAGVDTEPLSEETLATIEQSLKEYREGVYHTHEEILADLGVAEEPKMAYRPKKSREDTKDA, from the coding sequence ATGCATTCCACCTCGATCCGGATCCGGAAGGAGACCCGCGATCACCTGCAGCGGCTCAAGAAGCATCCCCGTGAATCGTTCGACGATGTCATCTCCCGCCTCATCGACGCAGGCGTCGACACCGAACCTCTCAGTGAAGAGACGCTTGCGACGATCGAGCAGTCGCTGAAGGAATACCGGGAGGGCGTCTACCATACCCATGAGGAGATCCTCGCGGACCTCGGTGTTGCCGAGGAACCGAAAATGGCGTACAGGCCAAAAAAATCCCGTGAAGATACGAAGGATGCCTGA
- a CDS encoding PFL family protein, with protein sequence MINIFEVYETNKMIEQEQLDVRTITMGISLLDCCDADLDTLTRNIYDKITRTARDLVSVGREIEREYGIPIVNKRISVTPVALIGGRACTCPEDFVAIARTLDAAAKATGVNFLGGYSALVSKGMTATDEHLIRSIPMALASTERVCSSVNIGSTRTGINMDAVKLMGEIVKETAEATRDDSSLGCAKLVVFCNAPDDNPFMAGAFHGVTEADAVINVGVSGPGVVKRALEEVRGENFEVLCETVKKTAFKVTRVGQLVAQEASQKLGVPFGIVDLSLAPTPAVGDSVAEILEEMGLASVGAPGTTAALALLNDQVKKGGVMASSFVGGLSGAFIPVSEDQGMIDAVCRGALSIEKLEAMTCVCSVGLDMIAIPGATSAATIAGIIADEAAIGMINQKTTAVRLIPVVGRDVGDTVEFGGLLGYAPVQQVNTFSCEDFINRGGRIPAPIHSFKN encoded by the coding sequence ATGATCAATATCTTTGAGGTCTATGAAACAAACAAGATGATCGAGCAGGAGCAGCTGGATGTCCGGACCATTACCATGGGCATCAGCCTCCTCGACTGCTGTGATGCCGACCTCGATACCTTAACCCGGAACATTTACGACAAAATCACCCGAACGGCGAGGGATCTCGTCTCCGTGGGAAGGGAGATCGAGCGGGAATACGGCATTCCGATCGTCAACAAACGCATCTCGGTGACCCCCGTCGCGCTTATCGGCGGACGGGCCTGCACATGCCCGGAGGACTTTGTTGCGATCGCGAGGACACTGGACGCGGCCGCGAAGGCGACGGGAGTGAACTTCCTGGGAGGCTACTCTGCGCTCGTCTCCAAGGGCATGACCGCGACGGACGAGCACCTCATCCGCTCCATTCCCATGGCGCTCGCCTCGACCGAGCGGGTCTGCAGTTCGGTCAATATCGGCTCGACCCGGACCGGCATCAACATGGACGCCGTCAAACTGATGGGGGAGATCGTAAAGGAGACCGCGGAGGCGACGAGGGACGACAGCTCTCTCGGCTGTGCAAAACTCGTGGTCTTCTGCAACGCCCCCGACGACAACCCGTTCATGGCCGGCGCCTTCCACGGCGTCACGGAGGCCGATGCGGTGATCAACGTGGGCGTCTCGGGGCCCGGCGTGGTGAAGCGCGCCCTCGAGGAGGTCCGGGGCGAGAACTTCGAGGTGCTCTGCGAGACCGTGAAGAAGACCGCGTTCAAGGTGACCCGTGTGGGCCAGCTGGTGGCGCAGGAGGCCTCCCAGAAGCTCGGGGTGCCGTTCGGGATCGTGGACCTCTCGCTCGCACCGACCCCCGCCGTGGGGGACAGCGTCGCGGAGATTCTGGAGGAGATGGGCCTTGCGTCGGTCGGGGCGCCGGGGACGACGGCGGCGCTCGCACTCCTGAACGACCAGGTCAAAAAGGGCGGCGTGATGGCAAGCTCGTTTGTCGGGGGGCTCTCCGGGGCCTTCATCCCGGTGAGCGAGGATCAGGGGATGATCGATGCGGTGTGCCGCGGGGCGCTCTCCATCGAGAAGCTCGAGGCGATGACCTGCGTCTGCTCGGTCGGGCTCGACATGATCGCGATCCCCGGTGCGACGTCCGCGGCGACGATTGCGGGCATCATCGCCGACGAGGCGGCGATCGGGATGATCAACCAGAAGACGACCGCCGTCCGGCTTATTCCGGTGGTGGGCAGGGACGTCGGCGATACGGTGGAGTTCGGCGGGCTTCTCGGGTATGCCCCCGTCCAGCAGGTGAACACCTTCTCCTGCGAAGACTTCATCAACCGGGGCGGGAGAATTCCCGCACCGATTCACAGTTTTAAGAACTGA
- a CDS encoding ACT domain-containing protein encodes MSAPIKKTIITVVGKDTVGIIAKVCTYLADNDVNVEDISQTIIQGFFNMMMIVDTSRSSKPFGEMAGDLERIGEEMGLKIRCQHEDIFTRMHRI; translated from the coding sequence ATGAGCGCGCCCATAAAGAAAACCATCATTACCGTCGTCGGCAAGGACACCGTCGGCATCATCGCGAAGGTCTGCACCTACCTCGCGGACAACGACGTAAACGTGGAAGATATCTCCCAGACCATCATTCAGGGCTTCTTCAACATGATGATGATCGTCGACACCAGCAGGTCGTCCAAACCGTTTGGGGAGATGGCAGGAGACCTGGAACGGATCGGCGAGGAGATGGGTCTGAAGATCAGATGCCAGCATGAAGATATCTTCACCAGAATGCACCGTATCTGA
- a CDS encoding type II toxin-antitoxin system RelE family toxin encodes MRYQLRYSSAARDTLRKIPREIALKFVAEFGDLADEQDPRLYVKRLRGAGEPPFYSLRIGQYRAIMSILDEVMVIHVIEVGHRSSGYRKF; translated from the coding sequence ATGCGCTACCAGCTCCGGTATTCCTCCGCCGCCCGAGACACCCTGAGAAAAATCCCGCGGGAGATTGCCCTGAAATTTGTCGCCGAATTCGGAGACCTGGCCGACGAACAGGACCCGCGACTCTATGTAAAACGGCTCCGGGGTGCAGGTGAGCCCCCCTTCTATTCCCTTCGCATCGGGCAGTACCGGGCCATCATGTCCATTCTGGACGAGGTGATGGTGATTCATGTGATCGAAGTCGGGCACCGGAGCAGCGGATACAGGAAATTCTAA
- a CDS encoding UbiA family prenyltransferase, with protein sequence MTFGAGIPVRAMFELIRLDLAFGAGFFLVAGQILAIGGVPPFEMALAGFIMLFCISGSANISNDYFDREVDRVNRPDRPLPSGRITPRGLWMLFVACTVVGFAAAAFISLPVLVLGVVLWGLSLLYNVKIKEYGLAGNLVVAFCVGMTIVTGGITMGMVTGPVLLFGILAFLFDLGEEIAADAMDVTGDQLRPSRSLAKVKGRKVAITTAAAVFGVFYILTLVPVVMGWFGYEYLLLAAVIDLWMIWCTIQLLRDRSIEEGHRQVRRLYLAWGAFVIVLVVSGILLPMV encoded by the coding sequence ATGACTTTCGGCGCAGGAATACCCGTCAGGGCAATGTTCGAGCTCATCAGGCTCGACCTCGCCTTTGGTGCGGGGTTCTTCCTGGTTGCCGGGCAGATCCTCGCCATAGGGGGAGTCCCCCCTTTCGAAATGGCACTTGCCGGGTTTATCATGCTCTTTTGCATCTCCGGTTCTGCAAATATCTCCAATGACTACTTTGACCGGGAGGTCGATCGTGTCAACAGGCCGGACCGCCCGCTTCCTTCCGGGAGGATTACCCCACGAGGACTCTGGATGCTGTTTGTTGCATGCACTGTCGTCGGGTTTGCTGCTGCGGCGTTCATCAGCCTCCCTGTGCTGGTCCTCGGCGTGGTCCTCTGGGGCCTTTCGCTCCTCTATAATGTAAAAATCAAGGAGTACGGCCTCGCAGGCAACCTTGTCGTGGCATTCTGTGTTGGCATGACCATTGTGACCGGCGGGATCACGATGGGGATGGTGACCGGCCCTGTTCTGCTCTTCGGTATTCTGGCATTTCTCTTTGACCTGGGGGAGGAGATTGCCGCTGATGCCATGGATGTCACCGGCGATCAGCTTCGTCCCTCGCGAAGCCTGGCGAAGGTAAAAGGCAGGAAGGTTGCGATTACAACCGCAGCCGCGGTGTTTGGGGTTTTCTACATCCTGACGCTGGTTCCGGTGGTCATGGGGTGGTTCGGGTATGAATATCTACTCCTTGCCGCCGTCATCGATCTCTGGATGATCTGGTGTACCATTCAACTGCTCAGGGATCGTTCAATAGAAGAAGGACACCGACAGGTACGGCGGTTGTATCTTGCCTGGGGTGCCTTCGTAATCGTGCTGGTCGTATCCGGCATTCTCCTGCCGATGGTATGA
- a CDS encoding DNA alkylation repair protein codes for MDPLLTRIRSELEDHADPDIRESSKRFFKEEIRCYGMKTATARAIAKACRTEVKGRPKEEVFALCEELFASGYLEESFIASYFTEHLATYEKADLLLFRHWIDAYITNWAACDTFCNHTVGDFIDRYPECTAELKAWTQSQNRWMRRAAAVSLIVPAKRGRFLDDALEIAALLLTDTDDMVQKGYGWLLKEASREHPEEVFDFIMQNKKAMPRTALRYAVEKLPKELRTEAMKKDW; via the coding sequence ATGGACCCCCTCCTCACCCGTATCCGCAGCGAACTCGAAGACCACGCCGACCCCGACATCCGCGAGAGTTCAAAGCGATTCTTCAAAGAAGAGATCCGCTGTTACGGGATGAAGACCGCCACCGCACGGGCCATCGCGAAGGCCTGCCGGACGGAGGTGAAGGGCCGCCCGAAAGAGGAGGTCTTTGCCCTCTGTGAGGAACTCTTCGCCTCCGGCTACCTGGAGGAGTCCTTCATCGCCTCGTACTTCACGGAGCACCTTGCCACCTACGAGAAGGCGGACCTCCTCCTCTTCCGCCACTGGATTGACGCATATATCACCAACTGGGCCGCCTGCGACACCTTCTGCAACCACACCGTGGGGGACTTCATCGACCGGTACCCGGAGTGCACCGCCGAACTGAAGGCGTGGACACAGTCACAGAACCGCTGGATGCGGAGGGCGGCGGCGGTCTCTTTGATCGTCCCCGCCAAGCGCGGCAGATTCCTCGACGATGCACTCGAGATCGCCGCTCTCCTCCTCACCGACACGGATGACATGGTGCAGAAGGGCTACGGGTGGCTGTTAAAAGAAGCGAGCCGGGAACACCCGGAAGAGGTCTTCGACTTCATCATGCAGAACAAAAAAGCCATGCCGAGAACGGCGCTGCGGTACGCCGTCGAAAAGCTGCCGAAGGAGCTGCGCACAGAGGCGATGAAGAAGGACTGGTAG
- a CDS encoding SDH family Clp fold serine proteinase, translated as MPSWSEILGQLNSQKEEQDGKVIIPYDGVRRSYLKELSDYTGRNTILYATKWTQPSPNADPANISINEEDIQGLMAVIHGLESRGLDIILHSPGGSAEATAAMVSYLRSKFNDIRVIIPHAAMSAATMLACASNKIMMGKHSFLGPTDPQMILFSNGNSRAVPAQALMDEFEKAKTECADPSKLSAWLPILQQYAPGILIQCEEHLDLSKKLVCSWLSEYMFSEIPDRPEAIQKAQNVANNLSDHTKFKSHSYHIDRNEAEEIGLIIEYLESDQRLQDLVLSIYHSTTHTFSGTTAVKIIENQNGRSFVKQVGIKPIKIAPNPAE; from the coding sequence ATGCCTTCTTGGAGCGAAATACTGGGTCAATTAAACAGTCAGAAGGAAGAACAAGATGGAAAAGTAATCATTCCTTATGATGGCGTAAGAAGATCATATTTAAAGGAATTATCTGATTATACCGGTAGAAACACAATTTTATACGCAACAAAATGGACTCAACCATCTCCAAATGCTGACCCTGCAAATATTAGCATAAATGAAGAAGATATTCAGGGGTTAATGGCAGTTATTCATGGCCTTGAAAGCAGAGGTTTGGATATAATTCTACACAGCCCAGGTGGTTCTGCTGAGGCTACAGCTGCAATGGTTTCATATTTACGGTCCAAATTCAATGACATTAGAGTTATCATTCCTCATGCTGCTATGTCTGCTGCTACTATGCTAGCTTGTGCTTCAAATAAAATCATGATGGGAAAGCATTCATTTCTAGGTCCAACCGATCCCCAAATGATATTGTTTTCAAATGGGAATTCTAGAGCAGTACCTGCTCAAGCCCTAATGGACGAGTTTGAAAAAGCAAAAACAGAATGTGCTGATCCCTCCAAATTATCCGCTTGGTTACCAATTCTCCAGCAGTATGCACCGGGTATCCTTATTCAATGCGAGGAACACTTAGATTTATCAAAAAAGCTTGTTTGCAGCTGGCTCTCAGAATATATGTTTTCTGAAATCCCCGATAGGCCCGAGGCAATACAAAAGGCTCAGAATGTGGCCAATAATTTATCTGATCATACCAAATTTAAAAGTCATTCTTATCACATAGACAGGAATGAAGCAGAAGAAATTGGTTTAATTATTGAATATTTGGAATCAGATCAGAGATTACAGGATTTGGTTTTATCCATATATCACTCGACAACACATACGTTCTCTGGAACGACAGCAGTAAAAATTATTGAAAATCAAAATGGACGGTCATTTGTTAAGCAAGTAGGGATTAAACCCATCAAAATTGCTCCGAATCCTGCTGAATGA
- a CDS encoding flavodoxin family protein — protein MTITTIYYSYSGVTRGVAEKVHAACGGELVEVRPVAPYSQLSVFLSGARRARKGRADVIEPATIDVAGSDVIVLGTPVWASHPAPPVNAAVQALAGCSGKTAILFATCVGQARDTLPILARALSAKQVRVAGEFVFTKSNVSDPAWIDALVAAVRAADGSTC, from the coding sequence ATGACCATAACCACCATCTACTATTCCTACTCCGGCGTCACCCGCGGGGTGGCGGAGAAGGTCCATGCCGCCTGCGGCGGCGAGCTCGTCGAGGTCCGGCCCGTTGCGCCGTATTCGCAGCTGTCCGTGTTCCTGTCGGGGGCCAGGCGGGCCCGGAAGGGGAGGGCTGACGTGATCGAGCCTGCAACTATTGATGTCGCGGGGTCGGACGTGATCGTGCTGGGGACGCCGGTCTGGGCCTCGCACCCGGCGCCGCCCGTGAACGCCGCCGTGCAGGCGCTTGCCGGGTGCAGCGGGAAGACCGCGATTCTCTTTGCGACCTGCGTCGGGCAGGCGAGGGATACGCTCCCGATTCTTGCTCGGGCGCTTTCGGCAAAGCAGGTGCGGGTCGCAGGCGAATTCGTCTTCACCAAGAGTAATGTCTCCGACCCGGCGTGGATCGATGCCCTCGTTGCGGCGGTCAGGGCCGCCGACGGGAGCACCTGCTAA
- a CDS encoding PEGA domain-containing protein translates to MKTLLRISVYTVLLLLVLVLPVSAAYVWENSIVEEGNSAFYETSLAFDGDGNPAISSPRSNAQELKYFEWNGEAWTSAVAATGGMGTYSSLGFNADGNPAISYYDNSVYDVRYVWKDGDGVWRNTTVDAAGDVGQSPSLAFNGTGNPAISYYDLTNRHLKYAWMAGDVWENTTVDAVPGVGDSSSLAFDASGNPGISYLGVDNLKYAWKVGDGAWQTTIVDATGTVGEFNSLAFDGDGNPAISYYDYTNRALKYAWHDGDVWQKTTIDGADATDVGRYTSLAFDAAGNPAISYFDNTNADLKFAWRDGNGDWQNTTVNAEGYVGTHTSLAFDASGNPAISYYRSMNTIMYASGTPTGTINVTSAPAGAAIYLDGASTGSTTPANLLNVAAGTHNVTVLLDDYQPGINESVQVTSGATTSVHFALSPMSGNLTVTSVPAAAWIWIDGVNTTGQTNTTLTGITPGTYNVTVTKQGYATPANETVTVTGGATGSVTFSLDMLPPVAGFSAVPVSGRTPLTVQFTDATSGVVDTWAWNFGDGATSTGQHPSHTYTTAGTYTVTLTVENAAGDDTVARSGYITVTNAVSSGGRGANAAEFDFIGTGALLTSSGGMVLRETTFTAEDGIAALIIPQGAVALGGDGKPVDEITIEKINASAVNTVPDGATFSFAGYAYECSPAGATFAPSITLAFTLSAEEWEALDGDLSVRFYDDEAGEWVEIPVTVDEDARTVTAEASHFSIFALFAEAVGTTAPPSDVTPASTDAATPAPATPAVDVTGGEEEAGPQPTPASPLVLVPVAAFGAFSFLRKKR, encoded by the coding sequence GTGAAGACACTTCTACGGATTTCAGTATACACTGTTCTTCTCCTGCTCGTCCTCGTACTGCCGGTATCGGCGGCCTATGTCTGGGAGAACAGTATCGTCGAAGAAGGAAATTCTGCCTTCTATGAAACCTCGCTTGCATTCGATGGCGACGGGAACCCTGCGATCAGTTCCCCCCGATCCAATGCACAGGAACTGAAGTATTTCGAGTGGAACGGAGAAGCATGGACCAGCGCCGTCGCTGCAACGGGCGGCATGGGGACGTACAGCTCACTCGGGTTCAATGCCGACGGCAACCCTGCGATCAGCTATTACGACAATTCCGTGTATGACGTCAGGTATGTTTGGAAGGACGGGGATGGCGTCTGGCGGAATACCACCGTCGATGCAGCAGGAGATGTTGGTCAATCCCCCTCCCTTGCGTTCAACGGGACCGGCAATCCTGCCATCAGCTACTACGACTTAACCAACCGCCACCTGAAGTATGCATGGATGGCTGGAGACGTATGGGAGAACACCACCGTCGATGCCGTACCGGGAGTTGGGGACTCATCTTCGCTCGCGTTCGATGCCTCAGGCAACCCCGGGATCAGCTACCTGGGCGTTGATAACCTGAAGTATGCGTGGAAGGTCGGGGATGGCGCGTGGCAGACCACCATCGTTGACGCCACGGGGACCGTCGGCGAGTTCAACTCGCTCGCCTTCGATGGCGACGGCAACCCCGCTATCAGCTACTACGATTACACCAACAGAGCCCTGAAGTATGCATGGCATGACGGGGACGTCTGGCAGAAAACCACCATCGATGGTGCGGATGCAACAGATGTCGGCAGATATACCTCCCTCGCGTTCGATGCCGCCGGCAACCCTGCGATCAGCTACTTCGACAACACCAACGCCGATCTGAAGTTCGCATGGAGGGACGGGAATGGTGACTGGCAGAACACCACCGTGAATGCTGAAGGATACGTCGGAACGCACACCTCGCTCGCCTTCGACGCCTCTGGCAACCCTGCGATCAGCTATTACCGATCCATGAATACCATCATGTATGCATCCGGGACGCCGACCGGCACCATCAACGTCACCTCCGCCCCTGCGGGTGCGGCAATTTACCTCGATGGTGCGTCAACCGGAAGCACGACACCGGCGAATCTCCTGAATGTCGCTGCCGGCACCCATAACGTCACTGTGCTTCTGGACGATTATCAGCCCGGTATCAATGAGTCCGTGCAGGTCACCTCAGGCGCGACAACCAGCGTTCACTTCGCGCTCTCACCCATGTCCGGCAACCTCACCGTCACCTCCGTACCGGCTGCGGCATGGATCTGGATTGACGGCGTGAACACGACCGGGCAGACGAATACGACGCTCACCGGCATCACCCCCGGCACCTACAATGTGACGGTAACAAAACAGGGGTATGCGACCCCGGCAAACGAGACCGTGACGGTGACAGGCGGTGCGACCGGGAGCGTCACATTCAGCCTCGATATGCTCCCGCCGGTTGCAGGCTTCAGTGCGGTCCCCGTATCGGGCAGGACTCCTCTCACCGTGCAGTTCACCGATGCGACTTCCGGAGTCGTGGACACATGGGCATGGAACTTCGGCGACGGTGCGACCTCCACCGGGCAGCACCCAAGCCATACCTACACCACCGCCGGCACCTACACCGTGACGCTCACGGTGGAAAACGCTGCCGGGGATGATACCGTCGCACGGTCCGGGTACATCACGGTAACCAATGCCGTGTCTTCCGGCGGCCGCGGAGCCAATGCAGCGGAATTCGACTTTATCGGCACGGGCGCGCTCCTCACCTCCTCCGGGGGGATGGTACTGCGAGAGACTACATTCACTGCAGAAGACGGAATTGCGGCCCTGATCATCCCGCAGGGCGCGGTCGCCCTCGGCGGCGACGGCAAACCGGTGGACGAGATCACGATCGAGAAGATCAATGCATCCGCGGTCAACACGGTACCTGACGGGGCTACGTTCAGCTTTGCGGGATACGCCTACGAATGCAGCCCGGCAGGTGCGACATTCGCACCGTCCATCACGCTCGCCTTCACCCTCTCCGCGGAGGAATGGGAGGCACTCGACGGTGATCTGAGCGTTAGGTTCTATGACGACGAGGCCGGGGAATGGGTGGAGATCCCGGTGACCGTCGACGAAGATGCCCGCACTGTCACGGCGGAAGCTTCGCATTTCTCTATCTTCGCCCTCTTCGCCGAAGCCGTGGGAACGACCGCACCACCGTCCGATGTGACCCCCGCATCCACTGACGCCGCCACACCGGCACCAGCCACCCCGGCTGTTGATGTGACCGGCGGGGAGGAGGAAGCCGGGCCACAACCCACTCCCGCCTCACCGCTCGTCCTCGTGCCGGTCGCGGCCTTCGGGGCATTCTCCTTCCTGAGAAAGAAGCGGTAA
- a CDS encoding MBL fold metallo-hydrolase: MMTAIEVHPVKLGIANAYIVRQEGAIIVDTGDPGNEEAILDAAKGRGIRPKDVRLILLTHGHGDHAGSARGLRERTGAPVAVHRDDAEKLRYGNQGKLRPACLTGRILGPLFGGKKARYPPLDPEIVMGESFDLRPYGVDGTVVPTPGHTPGSVSVILAGGDVIVGDLIFSSIPAEKPCLPFWADDIGAVRESIALIRKRQPRTVYTGHGGPFPGKAIEGL, translated from the coding sequence ATGATGACAGCAATCGAGGTCCACCCGGTCAAACTCGGTATCGCAAACGCCTACATCGTCCGTCAGGAGGGCGCAATCATCGTCGATACCGGCGACCCGGGAAACGAGGAGGCGATCCTCGACGCGGCGAAGGGGCGGGGCATTCGTCCGAAGGATGTCCGGCTGATCCTCCTCACCCACGGCCATGGCGACCATGCGGGATCGGCGCGGGGGCTCCGGGAGCGGACCGGGGCACCGGTCGCCGTCCACCGCGATGATGCGGAGAAGCTTCGCTACGGCAACCAGGGGAAACTGCGGCCCGCCTGCCTGACGGGGAGGATATTGGGGCCGCTGTTTGGCGGGAAGAAGGCCCGCTACCCACCGCTCGACCCGGAGATCGTCATGGGGGAGTCGTTCGACCTGCGCCCCTACGGCGTCGACGGGACGGTGGTCCCGACGCCGGGGCATACCCCGGGGTCGGTCTCGGTCATCCTTGCGGGCGGCGACGTCATCGTCGGCGACCTGATCTTTTCCTCCATCCCCGCGGAAAAACCCTGCCTGCCCTTCTGGGCGGACGATATCGGGGCGGTGAGGGAGAGCATCGCCCTCATACGAAAGCGGCAGCCCCGGACGGTTTATACGGGGCACGGGGGGCCGTTTCCCGGCAAAGCGATCGAGGGGTTGTAA
- a CDS encoding tetratricopeptide repeat protein: protein METSEITSADDCIAEGMALAEQGNYEEAIAAYDRAIAADEQSAAAWYGKGCAQYELHQYGEAVLAFGLSLECDPDNIPVWDSLGIALINLNQFEEAIEAIDLALAIDAENASLWYHKGWAFARIQEHDEAVRAFCLSLEYDPDSLPAWVNLGTSLNILGRFEEALDAGDLALALDSEDAHAWNMKGDALMGMLRFKEALEAYNKALSVDPEHASAWFSKGVALRKLRPGDTP, encoded by the coding sequence ATGGAAACATCAGAGATAACCAGCGCAGACGATTGTATTGCCGAAGGAATGGCGCTTGCAGAACAGGGGAACTACGAGGAGGCGATTGCGGCATATGACCGGGCGATAGCGGCGGACGAACAGAGCGCCGCTGCCTGGTACGGGAAAGGCTGTGCCCAGTATGAACTGCACCAGTACGGGGAGGCCGTCCTGGCCTTTGGCCTCTCACTCGAATGTGACCCGGACAACATCCCCGTATGGGACTCCCTTGGCATCGCTCTCATCAATCTGAACCAGTTTGAAGAGGCAATCGAGGCCATTGACCTGGCCCTCGCCATCGATGCGGAGAATGCCTCCCTCTGGTATCACAAAGGATGGGCCTTCGCGAGAATTCAGGAACACGACGAGGCCGTCCGGGCCTTCTGCCTGTCGCTCGAATATGACCCCGACTCCCTCCCTGCATGGGTCAATCTGGGCACCTCGCTCAATATTCTGGGACGCTTCGAGGAGGCACTCGACGCAGGCGACCTCGCTCTCGCTCTGGATTCAGAGGATGCACACGCCTGGAACATGAAAGGAGACGCCCTGATGGGTATGCTGAGATTCAAGGAGGCGCTTGAGGCGTACAACAAGGCGCTCTCAGTCGATCCCGAACACGCCAGTGCATGGTTCAGCAAAGGAGTTGCGCTGAGAAAGCTTCGTCCGGGCGACACCCCCTAA